Sequence from the Thermocoleostomius sinensis A174 genome:
CGGCATTTTGTACTATTCGGACATTTACCAACTAGGACGCCCTATTACCCGCTTGGCCGATCGGTTGGCTGGCTATGGCTATGTGGTAGCTGCTCCGGAGATTTTTCATCGACTTGAACCGATCGGCACGGTGATTGAACCGAATGACTTAGGGCGCTTACGTGGCAATGATGCGGCCCGTCGAACTGAGATTGCTGCCTATGATGCCGATGCGCGAGCCGTGCTGGATTGGTTGAAGCAAGACCCCAACGTCAGTCCTGCCAAATTGGGTACGATGGGATTCTGCATTGGCGGGCATTTGGCCTGTCGGGCGGCGTTGCAACCCGATGTGCAGGCAGCGGTGTGTTGCTATCCTACTGGCATTCACAGCGGCAAACTGGGGCGCGATCCGGCGGACACCTTGCCACGCATAAGTGAGATTCATGGGGAGG
This genomic interval carries:
- a CDS encoding dienelactone hydrolase family protein, giving the protein MQITTRNLGLTVDDSLMRVYVAAPKPEGTYPGILYYSDIYQLGRPITRLADRLAGYGYVVAAPEIFHRLEPIGTVIEPNDLGRLRGNDAARRTEIAAYDADARAVLDWLKQDPNVSPAKLGTMGFCIGGHLACRAALQPDVQAAVCCYPTGIHSGKLGRDPADTLPRISEIHGEVLLIFGTLDPHVPAAGRQTIVETLQTTGVSHHVLLYDADHTFMRDDGPRFDPVATDCAWDEIIEFFNRTLA